The Candidatus Neomarinimicrobiota bacterium sequence CAGTAAAATAAGTATGAGGGGTAAGGCTGTTGAATATATCGTCAAGGATCAACATATTATTTTAAAGGGTGACCTTTTTTCAGTTGGGGAAAACCACGTCGAAATCGAATTTCGGGCGGGTGACATGTCACTCAACCGCAATGATGAATTTCTTTATACCCTTTTTGTTCCGGACCGCGCCGCAACTGCCATCCCCTGTTTTGATCAACCAAATTTAAAAGGCCGTTATTCTCTAACACTTAATATACCCAAATATTGGACGGCAATTGCCAATGGGCCTTTGGTCAAAGAGACTGAAAATAAAAACGGGCGAACATTTCAATTTGGAGAAACACGGCCGGTCAGTACATATATCCTGGCTTTTACAGCGGGAAAGTTTGAAAGAATCACCGCCGAACGAAATGGACGTGAAATGACCATGCTTCATCGAGAGACGGATTCGTTAAAAGTAGCGCGAAACAAAGATGAAATTTTTGACCTTCACGCTGATGCGATCACTTGGCTAGAGGAATATTCTGGGATTGAATACCCATTTCAGAAGTTTGACTTCGCTCTAATACCGTCATTCCAGTATGGAGGGATGGAGCATCCCGGCGCTATCTTTTATAAGGACGCCAGCTTGTTTTTAGAGGAGTCAGCTACAAAAAGTCAATATCTTGGGCGAGCCGGTCTCATCGCCCATGAAACCGCCCATATGTGGTTTGGGGATTTGGTTACGATGAACTGGTTTAATGATGTGTGGACGAAAGAGGTGTTTGCTGGTTTTATGGGCGGAAAAATTGTAAACCCGGCCTTTCCAGAGATTAACCATGATCTTCGGTTTTTGAGCAATTATTCCTCTGCCTATAGTGTTGACAGAAGCTCTGGGGCAAACCAAATCCGGCAACCACTAGAAAATCTTAACATGGCCGGCACTTTATATGGATCAATTATTTATGCCAAGGCGCCGGTGGTTATGAAACACCTTGAATTGTTGGTGGGAGAAAAGATTTTCCAAAAGGGTATGCAGGCCTACCTCCAAAAATTCAGTTATAAAAATGCCACATGGTCGGATCTGATTGAAATCATGGATAATTTATCGGATGAGAATCTCATTCAATGGAGTAAAGTTTGGGTAGAAGAACCGGATCGCCCCACAATTGATTTTGATTTAAAGATTTCAAAAAATGGTACTATCGAAAAATTGGGATTAAAACAATCGGATCCCAAAAAGAAAAAACGGGTATGGCGGCAGCACTTGAAGGTCCGTTTGGGGTATCCTGATGGGGATAAAGTGATTCCTATTTATCTAACAAATCAATCTGTAAATATGGTTGAGGCAAAGGGACTTCCAAAGCCGGATTATATTCTACCTAATGGTGAGGGCATTGGATATGGTTATTTCCGAATGGATGAGGCAAGCAGGAAATATTTGTTGGCAAAGATTCCAAAGCTGAACGATCCTATGATAAGGGGAATTGCCTGGCTTAACCTTTGGGATGATATGCTTTATGGGCATACAGCGCCAAAAGATATAATTCGCCTTGCTGTAAATGCGCTGGAAACAGAGACGGATATCCTAAACATTCAACGAATTTTGGGAAGAATTCGCAGTGTATATTGGAATTATTTATCAGCACTGGAGAGAATCCAAATGGCGCCATATCTGGAACCAATTGTGAAACAGCATTTGGACCAAGCTGAAACAGTGTCCTTAAAGTCCTCTTTTTTCAAGACACTTCGATCTATCACTCTTTCAGAGGAGGGCTATTCATGGCTGAAAAAGATTTGGTCAAAAACGGATTCTATTCCGGGATTAAAATTTTCAGAAAGGGACTATATAAGTATGGCGACTGAGTTAGCTTTGAGAGAAAAGCTTGATTCGCAGGAAATATTAGTTGCCCAGTTAGACCTAATCAAAAACCCTGATCGAAAAGCTCGCTTTGAGTTTGTTATACCGGCACTATCCAGCGATGAAACCATAAGAGATGCATTTTTTGAAACACTGAAAATAGAAGAAAACAGGGCCCGGGAACCATGGGTCCAGCAAGCCGTAGGTTATCTGAATCATCCGCTCCGAGCGGGGTCATCTGAAAAATACATTCGTCCCGGCCTAGAATTATTAGAAGAAATACAACGGACGGGAGATATCTTTTTCCCAGCACGGTGGGTGAGCGCTATATTGTCGGGCCATCAATCAGATTCAGCGGTTAAAATTGTAACCAAATTTTTAGAAGATTACCCGGATTATTCACCTCGGCTAAAGTTGAAAATTCTTCAAGCTGCTGATCAATTGTTCCGTGCGGCAAAAATTGTAAATTAATAAATTGGGAACGGATTTGACAGTGGATAAGTATAAATTCTCGAAATTCATTAAATAGATATGCGTTACCAATTTCAATCTGAACAGGGCAATCTTTCCTTTAAGCCCCAGTATTTTACTGAAGCGATTAAAATATTAATTGCCATAAATACTGTTGTGTTTTTCCTCCGTTTAGTAACACAAAGCCAGTTTGCATTGGCGCAGATTTTTGGTCTTTCAGCAAGTTCAGTTTGGCCCATGATTTGGCAGCCCGTGACATACATGTTTATCCATGGCGATTTCTTTCACATTTTTATGAATATGTTCGTTCTCTGGATGTTTGGATCAGAACTGGAATCTATTTGGGGTCGCCGGGGATTGTTAAAGTATTATTTTACCACTGGCATTGGCTCTGGACTTGTTTGGCTGCTATTTAATATTGGGAATCCATATACTGTATTGATAGGGGCAAGCGGGGCAATCTACGGGATACTTTTAGCCTATGGCCTCATGTTTCCCAATCGTAAAATTCTGATCTATTTTTTGTTCCCCGTCAAAGTTAAATATTTTGTAATCTTTTTAGGCGCCATGGCTTTTGTGTCATCTATGGGTAGGTCTGGTTCTAATATCAGTCATTTGACCCATTTATCCGGGATGGTGATTGGTTATATTTACCTGAAATCACCTTGGGAATGGCCAAAAATACGCCTGATGATAAATTCAAAATTTGCGGAATTGAGGCATAAAAAGGATGAGCAAAAAGAGATGCGAAAAATGAATATGCAGCAAACTGTTGATCGACTTTTGGATAAGATCAATAAGTTCGGATATGACGGTCTTACCGAAGATGAAAAAGATGAATTATTTATTCACAGCCGTCATTTAGGAAAAGATAGAGAAAAAGATTAGTTCTCTCTCTTTTTCTCTATTACCTTAAAAACTTTTTCACCTTTTTTTGCCATGCGGTATTTTTCCCTGGCTAATTCCTCAATGTATTTATAATCAGTCTGGAGCTTTGTTTTTTCACCCTCTAATGTGATTCTTTCTTCTCTTAGCGCATTAATCTTTTCCTGTGTCTCAGCTCGTTCTTTTTTCAAGTTGTAGAGTTGGTAAAGGCCATGGTCCCCAAAAAAGAAAATGATTAGGAGGGCTACTGCCCCTATAAGAAGAATTGCACGAATCACCCGTTTTTGCACATCAACAGATGACGTCCCTGATGAACGGTTCCTTTTAATTCGATTTGATTTGCTCTTTGGACTCATGAATGACCTAATACCTCCATTCCGGGGAATTTAGCTTTAGATCCAAGTAATTCTTCAATGCGGAGTAATTGATTGTATTTGGCAATTCGGTCTGTTCTAGAGGCGGAACCAGTTTTGATTTGGCCCATACCCATTGCCACTGAAAAATCTGCGATGGTCACATCTTCTGTTTCGCCTGAACGGTGGGAAATGACGGCGCCATAATTTTTTGATTTGGCGAGCTCAATTGCCTGGATAGTTTCGGTCACTGATCCAATCTGATTCAATTTAATTAAAATCGCATTCATGGCATTTTCATCAATGGCCCGCTGGAGGCGTGTAATATTTGTTACCGTCAGGTCATCGCCCACAATTTGCACATTATCTCCAATCTCCTTAGTTAACAATTGCCACCCCTTCCAGTCATTCTCATCTAAGCCATCTTCGATAGAAATAATGGGATATTGATCCGAGAGTAACTTTAAGTAATTCACCATTTCTTCTGAGGAATATTGTTTGTTTTCCGATTCGAGATTATATAATCCATCTCGGTAAATTTCACTGGCAGCCACATCTAATGCCAGAAATATTTCTTTACCTAAAGTATAAGGTGTTTTTTCTATTGCTTCCAGGATAACTTCTACCGCCTCCGCATTGGATCGCAAATTAGGAGCAAAGCCGCCCTCGTCGCCAACAGCAGTGTTTAGCCCTTTTTTCTTAAGTACTGATTTCAAATGATGAAATGTTTCAACGCCCATCTGAAGTGCAGCAGAAAAAGAATCTGCCCCGATAGGGAAAACCATGAATTCCTGGATATCTACATTGTTGTCTGCATGGCTGCCCCCATTTAGAATATTCATCATAGGGATGGGCAGTGTAGTTGCATTGTTTCCCCCGAGCGAAGTATAAAGGGGAACACCTTTGGCTTGCGCCGCTGCTCTGGCCGTTGCCATTGAGACACCTAAAATTGCATTCGCGCCTAAGCGACTTTTATTTGTAGTGCCATCTAAATCAATCATAGCTTGATCGATTTCTGTCTGATTGGTTGCATCCATTCCTACCAGTTTTTCGGCAATCGTTGTATTAACATTATTTACAGCGGTCTGTACGCCCTTGCCCAAAAAACGATTTTGATCGTTATCTCTTAATTCTACTGCTTCGTGTTCGCCCGTTGATGCGCCGGAAGGAACAATAGCTCTTCCCAGAGTACCGTCTTGTAATTGTACGTCTACTTCTACAGTTGGATTTCCCCTTGAATCGAGCACTTCTCGCCCGAAAATATGTGAAATTATTAACCCTGACATGAATTCTCCGAAATTTTATTTAAGATATTAGAGGGGAATCTTACCCACTTTAAAGCGTATTGCCGAGGAGAAAAGGTAAGAAATTTCAATTTATTCAAAAATTGTTGATTATTTCAATTTTGTGGTTAAATTCACTGCGATAAAAATGACTGTGGAACACATAACCACATACTTAAAAACGCGAAAGAATTGAACCAATTGGGGACGGGGGATACCTGTCCCCTTTTTTGTTCAATTAATCCGAACCAAGGAGGAACCTAATGGCTGATTTCACTTCAACCGTACAAGGCATTGCCAATTCCGTAGTTGGCTTAATTAAAGCACTAATCGTGATGTTTGTATTTGTAAACATCATTTACTCGACTGGGTTTGACCCAATCGGCGGAATTGTAGATCTGGTAGAATCATTCCTAGACGGAGGATTTGCCGGACTGCTAGCCTTGTTAATATTTGTTTCTTTCGCAGGTTAATCAGTAGACTATCGGGGTCCTTTTAGGGCTTTGATGTACTATAATAATCTTAGGAGATAACAAATGAATAAGGCCTTTGAATCCGTAACTGCGTTTATCGGTGATATCACCAGTCTTTTAAAAGGCTTGGTGGTTCTCGGCATCGTAGTTGGAATTCTCTTTGACGATTACTTCGGTGTTATTGCAGGTATAGGTAGCTTAATGAGCAAATTCGGCGATGCCGGGTTTGCAGGCCTACTTGCTTTGATGCTCATTGTATTTTGGTACAAAAAGTAAGCGTTAAACAGTAAGTTGAAAAAGCGTCCCAACATTGTTGGGACGCTTTTTTTGTTTTATAGCGCTTTGATGTTTAGAAATAAAATGCATATTCTGCTTTTATTCGCGACAGGCTACCTGCCGGCCGCATTCGAACATACTTTTCTTTCCCCCCTGAATGTAGGACTTGGTTTCAGTTATATCAATTTTTCCAATAATATATTGGGGACGATTATGGATCCAGCATCTTTTGGGCAAGAAGATCGTTTTCAACTTGCGGGACAAACCGGGCGGCGGTTTAACTTAAAACCCCTAACCCATAATAGCTTTGCCGGAAGCATTCCCACTCGTTGGGGACATTTTGGATTAGGAATCCAATCTTTTGGAATGAAGCAATATAGCGAATCCACAATGTCCTTAATATATGGTAAACGTTTGAAAAAACGATTAAAAGCTGGAATCGCGGTTAATGTTTATTCACTTTCTATTCCCGATTATGGTTCTACGAATACCGTAGGTGTTTCACTTGCTTGGCAGGTGCAACTCAATGATCGGGTTCATTGGGGCACAATTTTGCACAACCTGAATAATCCTGTAATTGGAGATGTAAAAGAGCCATTGCCTCAACTAATTATAACTGCGCTTTCTTTTACTGCAACAAAAAAAATATCAGCTCAAATTGAATGGGAACAGGATACTACCTATGAGGGGCAATTAAAAGCAGGTTTTAAATTTCAACCAATAGAATGGTTATTAATCCACACTGGTTTTGTTTCAGGAACCGGTCAAGTTACCGGGGCGATCGGCCTCAATTTTTATCGGATTAAATTAAATTATGCAATGGCAAACCATCCAAACCTGGGGCCGTCTCACTGGATGGGTTTTCATATTCCTTTGGGTAGATAGCCCTTTCATTTCGGCCCAAGAAAATTTAGATATCGCGGGATTGATTTCCCGGGATGAAGAGGATACCATTCACGAGGATGAATTAATTCTTTTGGATGATATTCTTTCAAGGACATCCGGTGTTAACAAAGAGGCTCTTCAGGACATTTTAACACTCACTTTTTTAAATGAAGAAGACTATACCCTTATTAAAGCATCCTTAATCCACACCGATTTCAGGGGATTAATTAAATTAAATGTCATTTCGCCGCTATTGAGATTTATACTTAATACGCTTCAGAAAAATAAAGGAATACCCCACAAAATATTATTGCAACAACATACATCAAGAACAGATGGAAATCGCTATAGGTGGAGAGCTAGAATGAATACACCTACGCAAGAATTGGGAACTTTATCAGTGCGAAAAAAAGGAACAAGAAATATATTAGGTCAGCCCAGTTTCTACATTGTTCGAAAGGGAAAAAATGGGCAATGGATTATTGGGGATCATCAAATGGCCTTTGGGTTTGGTCTTAATGCAGGGAAACCATTCGCTCCGAGAAAAGGTTGGAGTACCGTAAATAAGGGCGCCGCGCTTTATAGTAATGGTTTAAACAGTTATAGATCTTCTACAGGGTTAAATAGAACACGAGGGGTTGCACTTGAGCAAACCACACCAATTGGCGCTTTTTATTTTTCACATGGACAGGGGGGAACAAAAGCTTCTACTAAAAAAGGTCTCTCCCGCGGTGCTTGGCAACTTGAAAAGAATTCCTTTTTAGGAGGTGCTGTAGTTACACAAAAATCCCAATCGATTTTCGCTTCATACGAGTGGGAAAAAATTAATGTTGGGGGAGAAATAGCTATCGGGCGCAGTAATCCATCAATGGTTCTGGGAATGAATTACAGAATTCGACCCTTTAAATATTTA is a genomic window containing:
- a CDS encoding rhomboid family intramembrane serine protease, which translates into the protein MRYQFQSEQGNLSFKPQYFTEAIKILIAINTVVFFLRLVTQSQFALAQIFGLSASSVWPMIWQPVTYMFIHGDFFHIFMNMFVLWMFGSELESIWGRRGLLKYYFTTGIGSGLVWLLFNIGNPYTVLIGASGAIYGILLAYGLMFPNRKILIYFLFPVKVKYFVIFLGAMAFVSSMGRSGSNISHLTHLSGMVIGYIYLKSPWEWPKIRLMINSKFAELRHKKDEQKEMRKMNMQQTVDRLLDKINKFGYDGLTEDEKDELFIHSRHLGKDREKD
- a CDS encoding septum formation initiator family protein, with product MSPKSKSNRIKRNRSSGTSSVDVQKRVIRAILLIGAVALLIIFFFGDHGLYQLYNLKKERAETQEKINALREERITLEGEKTKLQTDYKYIEELAREKYRMAKKGEKVFKVIEKKREN
- the eno gene encoding phosphopyruvate hydratase, which codes for MSGLIISHIFGREVLDSRGNPTVEVDVQLQDGTLGRAIVPSGASTGEHEAVELRDNDQNRFLGKGVQTAVNNVNTTIAEKLVGMDATNQTEIDQAMIDLDGTTNKSRLGANAILGVSMATARAAAQAKGVPLYTSLGGNNATTLPIPMMNILNGGSHADNNVDIQEFMVFPIGADSFSAALQMGVETFHHLKSVLKKKGLNTAVGDEGGFAPNLRSNAEAVEVILEAIEKTPYTLGKEIFLALDVAASEIYRDGLYNLESENKQYSSEEMVNYLKLLSDQYPIISIEDGLDENDWKGWQLLTKEIGDNVQIVGDDLTVTNITRLQRAIDENAMNAILIKLNQIGSVTETIQAIELAKSKNYGAVISHRSGETEDVTIADFSVAMGMGQIKTGSASRTDRIAKYNQLLRIEELLGSKAKFPGMEVLGHS